Proteins encoded together in one Gadus chalcogrammus isolate NIFS_2021 chromosome 18, NIFS_Gcha_1.0, whole genome shotgun sequence window:
- the reep3b gene encoding receptor expression-enhancing protein 3: MVSWMISRSVVLLFGTLYPAYYSYKAVKTKNVKEYVRWMMYWIVFALYTVVETVTDSTLAWFPLYYELKIAFVIWLLSPYTRGAGLIYRKLLHPLLSSREREIDDYIVQAKERSYETMVNFGKQGLSIAATAAVTAAVKGQGAITEKLRSLSMHDLTQIGQPDESRGNQLHPYSSSNPAVKRAQNQDTVDGPEHYYDQEDDRTDDEADPIFSEDEAVTQRGLRRSQSVKITRSRVRKDARYGSLKIKSKKRPTLSSVNYAP; this comes from the exons ATGGTGTCCTGGATGATCTCACGAAGCGTTGT GCTGCTGTTTGGCACCCTCTATCCTGCATACTACTCTTACAAAGCAGTGAAGACCAAAAATGTCAAAGAATAT GTCAGGTGGATGATGTACTGGATCGTCTTCGCTCTGTACACCGTGGTGGAGACCGTCACCGACTCTACCCTGGCCTG GTTCCCTCTCTACTATGAGCTGAAGATAGCCTTCGTCATCTGGCTGCTGTCTCCCTACACCAGAGGAGCCGGCCTGATCTACAGGAAGCTGCTCCACCCCCTGCTGTCCTCCAGAGAGAGG GAGATCGATGACTATATAGTCCAGGCCAAGGAGCGGAGCTACGAGACCATGGTCAACTTTGGCAAGCAGGGCCTGAGTATAGCGGCCACTGCTGCTGTGACCGCCgctgtgaag ggtcagGGCGCCATCACGGAGAAACTGCGGAGTCTGAGCATGCATGACCTGACCCAGATCGGCCAGCCGGACGAGTCCCGGGGTAACCAGCTGCACCCGTACAGCTCCTCCAACCCAGCTGTGAAGAGGGCTCAGAACCAGGACACTGTGGACGGACCAG agcacTACTACGACCAGGAGGACGACCGCACCGACGACGAGGCGGACCCTATCTTCTCAGAGGATGAGGCCGTCACCCAGAGGGGCCTGAGGCGCTCGCAGAGCGTCAAGATCACCCGCTCCCGGGTCCGCAAAGAC